The region AGCAATAAACCAAACAGCAATTCCAACCCCAGAACCAATAATTGCTCCAGTTAAAACATCGCCGGGGTAATGTACTCCTAAGTAAATTCTACTATAGGACACGAATGTTGCCCAAGTTAGGATTCCCCATGTAAACCATCGCTTGCTGAATAGAAATGAGAGGAACACAGCGACTCCAAAAGTGTTTGCTGCATGCGAGGAGATGAATCCATACTGACCTCCACATCGACCGACTAGATGGATAAATTGGCTTAAATCGGGATTGTGACAAGGACGTAGGCGTAAGAAAACATTCTTGAATGCGTGAACCGATACTTGGTCGGCTAAAAGAACTACAAAGGCTATTGCAAGCAGCCACCATAGCGTTTTCCATTTATACTGACGTGCTATAAAGTAAATGATAAGAAGGTA is a window of Tenuifilaceae bacterium CYCD DNA encoding:
- the lpxF gene encoding lipid A 4'-phosphatase, whose protein sequence is MIDFLIQLDTKLFLALNGAHAPFWDNIMLFASGKLTWLPLYLLIIYFIARQYKWKTLWWLLAIAFVVLLADQVSVHAFKNVFLRLRPCHNPDLSQFIHLVGRCGGQYGFISSHAANTFGVAVFLSFLFSKRWFTWGILTWATFVSYSRIYLGVHYPGDVLTGAIIGSGVGIAVWFIAKKIFEKYKLI